CGATTGTCGACGGCGGATTCACCGACGGCCATGAGGCCCGAGCGAATTCCGCGGCCGAGCATCGGTTCGAGTTCACGGATCTGCGCTCGGCCGAGGATCTCCAATTCGTGTCCCTGCGCGCTGACCCACTCTGCGATAGTCGCCAGGTCTTGGGCGTCGGCGCTGTCGAGAGCGACGGTGAGTGAACTGTCGGTGGTGAACACCGACGGTCCGAATTTCTGGAGATCGGCGCCGAACTCCGGCCACCGCGCCAACGAGGCCGCGCCGACAGTCAACGCTGTTTCCTCGCCCGGCCATCCTTCGGACAACGGGGCAAGCATTCCACCAGCGACCCAGGAGGCGCCGGTTCCGATCGCCGGGTCGTACAGCTGTACTGCCCATCCGTCGCGCGCTGCGTACCAGGCAATGGACAGTCCGATGACTCCCCCGCCGATCACCGCAACCGAGCGTGCGTGCGTGCTCATGACAATTCCACCTTTTCTTCCTGCGCCGGCATGATCCGGGTCAGGTCTGACGGTCGGGATCTTGTCGCGATCCCCTCTCAGCCCCACGAACTTTGCCTTCGCGACAAATGCGACGGCGCAGTTTCGGGACTCCCGTGTCGAACCTTGCTTCCTAGAGGCTACCGTTTGCTTCGTGCACCCCACACATCCCAGTAACCTCTTCGACCGGCGCGAGCGCCTGGCAGCAGCACGGCTGTACCTGTGCACCGACGCACGTCGCGACAAAGGCGACCTCGCACAGTTCGCGGAGGCCGCGTTGTCGGGTGGTGTCGACATCATTCAACTCCGGGACAAGGGTTCCGCGGGTGAGCGCGAATTCGGGCCGCTCGAAGCCAAGGACGAACTGATCGCGCTCGGGGTTCTCTCGGCCGCCGCGAGACGTCACGGCGCACTCCTTGCCGTGAACGACCGCGCTGACCTGGCAATGGCGTCGGGCGCCGACGTGTTGCATCTGGGCCAGAACGACATCCCCGTCCCCTACGCGCGGACAGTTGTCGGCGACGACGTCGTCATCGGCCGTTCCACGAGTTCACGCGCTCAGGCCAGCCTGGCTGCGATCGAAGAGGGCGTCGACTACTTCTGTACCGGACCGGTCTGGGCAACACCGACCAAGCCGAACCGCAGTGCTGCCGGCCTGGATCTGGTGCGCTCCACTGCTGATGCAACGCCGACGCGTCCCTGGTTCGCGATC
The nucleotide sequence above comes from Rhodococcus sp. KBS0724. Encoded proteins:
- the thiE gene encoding thiamine phosphate synthase, with amino-acid sequence MHPTHPSNLFDRRERLAAARLYLCTDARRDKGDLAQFAEAALSGGVDIIQLRDKGSAGEREFGPLEAKDELIALGVLSAAARRHGALLAVNDRADLAMASGADVLHLGQNDIPVPYARTVVGDDVVIGRSTSSRAQASLAAIEEGVDYFCTGPVWATPTKPNRSAAGLDLVRSTADATPTRPWFAIGGIDEARVPEVLAAGATRIVVVRAITEAADPQAAARRLADLLAT